Part of the Kordiimonas pumila genome is shown below.
GTAATCTGGGCTCGACAAGGGCAATCTGTCAATCAGCTAATCTTCTTGGCTACAGCCAGCAGGATATTGTTGAAACCGTGCTGGCAAACAGCCTTGAACGCCAGCGGGTTATGTTTGAAGCAACCTGTAGGGGCGAGCAAATACGGTATAAGATGTAAGCTATATCAGCAGGGTCATCAGCTCTTGGACAGAAATACTTTCGGGTTTTTCTGTTTTCAAGAGAGCGGTTACTTTCTTGTGTTGGGTTTGGCTTAAAAAGGGTTTGGTGCAGGTATCAAACTTTTGCCAAAGCTGTTTCGCAGTAAAAGGCTGTGCACTGGAGCCAACCGGCATGTCGACTTCTGTGCTGATCGTTTCGCCTGATGCAAGTGTTACATGAATTTGGGTTGGAAAATCAGATTCCAGTTTATCAATATATTCTTTATGGATAAGGGGCATAAGCGCCCATATCTCAGGGCGTTTAATTGCGTCCATTTCATAGTCAGCAACACCTACGGTACCGCTATATAGCCCGACAGCCAGACTGTATTCGAGCGAGAAACGGGCCTCGGTTGGGGAGGCGGGTTTATCGTACATCAGGTTCCTGAGGTGGGCCGCCGGTGCACGAATGAAAACCTTTTTAACCACCGTGCTGTCAAAGCCGTATTTTTCGCGCAGTTCCAGCAGGCCGTCTAACGCCCGGTGGATACTACCACAGTTTGGAAAACGCTTTGGCTTTAGGCCGTACTTCTCAATATGCAGGGGGCTACCGATATCTGATGTGCGGAAGGTTACCTTCTGGCCGTATTCGTCTTTATCGGCCATCAGGGCGCGGAGGTCTGCAACATCAGGCCCCACCATTAGTGTGCCCATGCCTTGTGGTCCGTGCAGTGTTTCGCTGCCGGCTGTAATGCCAGCTTCAGCAAACTGGGTTGCCTGAACAGCGCCTGCCGCCGCAAGGCCTGCGTGTAGTGGCTTGGTCATGGTGCCAAACTGGCTCATAAAGCCGCCAGCGAGGCTGGTAGAAAGCGAAATGGCGTGGGCTGCTTGCTCAGGCTTCAGTTTCATAAGTCTGGCACACCCGGCGGCTGCGCCGACTGTGCCTATGGTGGCTGTTGCGTGCCAGCCACGGCTGCGGTGAAAAGGGTTCACGCCTTGCCCTGTAAGTCCCATGATTTGCAAGCCAACAATATAGGCATCCAGCATTTGTGCGTAAGTTGCGTTATTCTCTTCCCCAACAGCCAGTAGGGCTGGAATTATAACAGCAGATGCGTGGGCTTTTGCCGGGTCAAAATTATCATCGAAATCTAGTGCATGGGCACTTGTGCCATTTACAAGTGCCGCCATAGGTGCAGAAAAGCCAGCTTTAAAACCAACGGCATGGCATGCCCCTTGACCCCATTTAGCAGCGAGTCCTGCAACAGTTTTGCTCACGTCTTCAAGCGCGCCGGGTACCATAACTGCCAGCGTATCTATAAAAGCATCATGGGCGCGGTCTGTTGCAACTTTACTCCAGCTATTGGGCGTTGCGGCACACCACTGTGCAAAGGCGGTTAGCGGGTTTTTGGTCTCTGTCATGGCATTCATTTCTGTTGGATAACTGTTTGCCAAAATTATTATGGCTTGTATTTCTGTGTGTTACGGGCAAGGTTACATAGCGCAAAGGTGATCAGGCAAAACCCCTTTTGGTTAGATAGTCCTTTTCACAGGTTTATATATATAATTACACTCAGGGGCCAGACAACAAATGGCTAGCATAGGCTATGAAAGCGATTTTTTTTGTGTCGAAAGTGGCACACCAAGTGCGCTTGTCCGGCTCATTGGCGTCTGGACCATAGAAAATGCTGAAATAATAGAAAAGTCATTGAACCGTGTTCTGCAGGCTGCGGGTAAAAGCGGCGCTGTTATTGACTGTACACAGATTACTGCGCTCGATACCACGGGTGCAGTGCTCATCCGCCACTTGGCCTTTGAAATAGAGGCTGCAGGTGCAGCTGTCCTAACGGGTGTATCAGCCAGTCATAAAAACCTGTTAGATGTTATTCACTGTAAGCCGCCGCAAGTGGCAACCGAGCCTGATACACTGGTATGGTATATTAAAATGCTGGAGGAAGCCGGGCGCGGCTTTTTAAAGGCCGCAGCTTCCTTGATGCGGCTTATAGGTTTTCTCGGCTTGGTACTGGTTCGGTTGTTTGGAACCTTGCTGGCGCCGGGCCGGATTCGTCTTGTTCCGCTTATGTACCAGATGGAAGTAGTTGGCCTTAATGCCATGGGTATTGTTGGCCTTATTGCTTTTCTGATCGGCGCAGTTCTTGTTAATCAGGGTGCTATTCAGCTGGCAAAATTTGGCGCGGATGTTTTTGTTATTGATATGCTTGGTATTGTGCACTTACGCGAAATGGGTGTGCTACTGACAGCTATTATTATTGCGGGGCGCTCAGGCAGTGCCTTTACCGCGCAGATTGGCTCGATGAAGCTGAATGAAGAAGTGGACGCTATGCGCACAATTGGCATGAACCCAATTGATGTGCTGGTTTTGCCGCGTTTGATGGCCTTGATGGTATGTTTACCGCTGCTTACATTTTATGCCGATATTGTCGGTATTATGGGCGGCGTGACAATGGCATGGTGGCAGCTTGATATATCACCCGCAAATTTTTTGGTATATTTCCGCGACGTGATATCGGTGGATCATTATGTTGTTGGGCTTATAAAGGCGCCTTTCTTTGCGGCTGTTATTGCATCGTGTGGCTGTTATCAGGGCTTACGAGTAGAGGGTAGTGCCGATTCGTTAGGGGAACGAACCACACGCAGTGTTGTACAGGCGATCTTTTTGGTCATTGTTCTTGATGCCATGTTTGCGGTGTTTTTTACAGCGGTGGATATTTAAAAATATGGCAGATATAAACCCGGAAAATATAATCATTTCGGTACGCGGCCTGGTGAATGCCTTTGACGAGCATGTAGTGCATGAAGGGCTTGATCTGGATGTACGGCGCGGCGAAAT
Proteins encoded:
- a CDS encoding MmgE/PrpD family protein, which codes for MTETKNPLTAFAQWCAATPNSWSKVATDRAHDAFIDTLAVMVPGALEDVSKTVAGLAAKWGQGACHAVGFKAGFSAPMAALVNGTSAHALDFDDNFDPAKAHASAVIIPALLAVGEENNATYAQMLDAYIVGLQIMGLTGQGVNPFHRSRGWHATATIGTVGAAAGCARLMKLKPEQAAHAISLSTSLAGGFMSQFGTMTKPLHAGLAAAGAVQATQFAEAGITAGSETLHGPQGMGTLMVGPDVADLRALMADKDEYGQKVTFRTSDIGSPLHIEKYGLKPKRFPNCGSIHRALDGLLELREKYGFDSTVVKKVFIRAPAAHLRNLMYDKPASPTEARFSLEYSLAVGLYSGTVGVADYEMDAIKRPEIWALMPLIHKEYIDKLESDFPTQIHVTLASGETISTEVDMPVGSSAQPFTAKQLWQKFDTCTKPFLSQTQHKKVTALLKTEKPESISVQELMTLLI
- a CDS encoding ABC transporter permease, with product MASIGYESDFFCVESGTPSALVRLIGVWTIENAEIIEKSLNRVLQAAGKSGAVIDCTQITALDTTGAVLIRHLAFEIEAAGAAVLTGVSASHKNLLDVIHCKPPQVATEPDTLVWYIKMLEEAGRGFLKAAASLMRLIGFLGLVLVRLFGTLLAPGRIRLVPLMYQMEVVGLNAMGIVGLIAFLIGAVLVNQGAIQLAKFGADVFVIDMLGIVHLREMGVLLTAIIIAGRSGSAFTAQIGSMKLNEEVDAMRTIGMNPIDVLVLPRLMALMVCLPLLTFYADIVGIMGGVTMAWWQLDISPANFLVYFRDVISVDHYVVGLIKAPFFAAVIASCGCYQGLRVEGSADSLGERTTRSVVQAIFLVIVLDAMFAVFFTAVDI